The Oncorhynchus tshawytscha isolate Ot180627B linkage group LG12, Otsh_v2.0, whole genome shotgun sequence genome includes a window with the following:
- the LOC112236511 gene encoding LOW QUALITY PROTEIN: epithelial splicing regulatory protein 2 (The sequence of the model RefSeq protein was modified relative to this genomic sequence to represent the inferred CDS: deleted 2 bases in 1 codon): MASHSDTLVVFFGATAGANGGKLGSDEREIILLVWQIVDLHEKKVGKLQRRLVKPDSLELTDQSKEETGLSVEELYKAEPLDKVLQQFQQSVSAELKALGRSSYTLCVDGPLIIRQALHPEASKKNLVLPECFYSFVDVRKEFHKCCPNAGQVQDLTLHSMLEYVCIPELPLSEQVMGLKEVRCMVQLSLHILAEPYNHKFSCFEAVKYKLESGACSKTEPVDSETVIRARGLPWQSSDQDISRFFKGLNIAKGGVALCLNSQGRRNGEALVRFINQEHRDLALERHKHHMGSRYIEVYKATGEEFLKIAGGTSNEVAQFLSKENQVIIRMRGLPFTASPQDVLTFLGADSPVTDASDGLLFVKYPDGRPTGDAFVLFSCEEYALNALKKHKQILGKRYIELFRSTAAEAQQVLNRYMSTPLISTLPSSSMVPMPVLATPPYLATGSTRDCVRLRGLPYTAAIEDILEFMGEHTIDIKPHGVHMVLNQQGRPSGDAFIQMRSADRAFMVAQKCHKKMMKDRYVEVFQCSTEEMSFVLMGGTLNRSGLSPPPCKLPCLAPPAYAAFPSPAMLSEAALYQPPLLATPRTPQPPHSPHPTLAYYPHSTTLHLYMNMNMNYTAYYPSPPVSPSTMSYFASPPGSVALAAQQPHAQGHVASPMMPQHGALVRMQGLPYNAGVKDILSFFQGYQLQPDAVLLLYNFSGQRSGEALITFPSEESARRAVAERANHPLSGLPVRLLVCCD, translated from the exons ATGGCTTCGCACAGTGATACTCTGGTGGTGTTCTTTGGGGCAACAGCTGGTGCAAATGGGGGTAAACTGGGTTCGGATGAGAGGGAAATAATTCTCTTGGTGTGGCAAATTGTGGATCTACATGAGAAAAAG GTTGGGAAACTTCAGAGACGTCTTGTGAAGCCCGACTCTTTGGAGTTGACAGACCAGAGTAAAGAGGAGACTGGGCTGTCTGTGGAGGAACTCTACAAGGCTGAACCTCTGGACAAAGTTCTGCAACAG TTCCAGCAGTCCGTCTCAGCGGAGTTGAAGGCTCTGGGCAGAAGCTCCTACACACTGTGTGTCGACGGGCCCCTCATCATACGACAGGCCCTTCACCCTGAGGCCTCCAAGAAG AACCTGGTCCTGCCGGAGTGTTTCTACTCCTTTGTGGATGTGAGGAAAGAGTTTCACAAATGTTGTCCCAATGCTGGACAGGTCCAGGACCTAACACTGCACTCTATGCTAGAAT ATGTGTGCATCCCAGAACTTCCCCTGTCAGAGCAGGTGATGGGGCTGAAGGAGGTGAGGTGTATGGTCCAGCTCTCCCTGCACATCCTGGCTGAGCCATACA ACCACAAATTCTCATGCTTTGAAGCTGTGAAGTACAAGCTTGAATCGGGAGCATG CAGTAAGACTGAGCCAGTGGACAGTGAGACAGTGATCAGAGCCAGGGGGTTGCCATGGCAATCCTCTGACCAGGACATCTCCCGCTTCTTCAAGGGCCTCAACATCGCCAA GGGTGGTGTGGCCCTCTGTCTGAACTCCCAGGGCAGGAGGAATGGTGAAGCCCTGGTTCGGTTCATCAACCAGGAGCACAGAGACCTGGCcctggagagacacaaacacCACATGGGCAGCAGATACATTGAG GTATACAAAGCCACAGGAGAGGAATTCCTCAAGATTGCTGGAG GCACATCCAACGAGGTGGCCCAGTTCCTGTCCAAGGAGAACCAGGTGATCATCAGGATGAGGGGTCTTCCCTTCACCGCCTCTCCCCAGGACGTGTTGACCTTCCTGGGGGCTGACAGCCCCGTGACGGACGCCAGCGACGGCCTACTCTTCGTAAAGTACCCTGACGGGCGGCCCACAGGCGACGCCTTCGTCCTGTTCTCCTGTGAAGAGTACGCTCTGAACGCCCTGAAGAAACACAAGCAGATCCTGGGCAAGAGATACATTGAGCTGTTCAGAAGCACTGCAGCAGAGGCCCAACAG GTCCTGAACCGTTACATGTCCACACCTCTGATCTCCACGCTGCCCTCCTCTTCCATGGTCCCTATGCCGGTCTTGGCCACGCCCCCTTACCTGGCGACTGGCAGCACGCGGGACTGTGTCCGTTTGCGAGGTCTACCCTACACCGCTGCTATAGAGGATATACTGGAGTTCATGGGAGAACACACTATTGATATTAAACCACATGGAGTTCATATGGTGCTCAACCAACAg ggtcGTCCCTCAGGTGACGCCTTCATTCAGATGAGGTCAGCTGACAGGGCGTTCATGGTGGCCCAGAAGTGCCACAAGAAGATGATGAAGGACCGCTATGTGGAGGTGTTCCAGTGTTCTACTGAGGAGATGAGCTTCGTCCTGATGGGAGGAACACTGAACCGCAGCGGCCTGTCCCCTCCACCCTGCAAACTACCCT gTCTGGCTCCTCCGGCCTATGCTGCGTTCCCTTCTCCTGCCATGCTCTCTGAGGCTGCTCTGTACCAGCCCCCCCTACTGGCCACCCCCAGAACACCCCAGCCCCCACAcagcccccaccccaccctgGCCTACTACCCCCACAGCACCACCCTGCAC CTCTACATGAACATGAACATGAACTACACTGCGTACTACCCCAG ccccccagtctctccctccacGATGAGCTACTTTGCGTCTCCTCCAGGGTCAGTAGCGTTAGCGGCCCAGCAGCCCCATGCCCAAGGCCACGTTGCCTCTCCCATGATGCCCCAGCACGGCGCTCTAGTTAGGATGCAGGGTCTGCCCTACAACGCCGGGGTCAAAGACATCCTCAGCTTCTTCCAGGGATACCAG CTCCAGCCGGACGCCGTCCTCCTGTTGTACAACTTCAGTGGCCAGCGTAGCGGCGAGGCCCTGATCACCTTCCCCAGCGAGGAGTCAGCCAGGCGGGCCGTGGCCGAGCGCGCCAACCACCCCCTGTCTGGTCTCCCCGTCCGTCTGCTGGTGTGCTGCGACTGA